In Solea senegalensis isolate Sse05_10M linkage group LG18, IFAPA_SoseM_1, whole genome shotgun sequence, a single window of DNA contains:
- the LOC122759577 gene encoding extensin-like yields MSHSHSPPAKKGATRPGQGHAMASHECRRGGGPDTPTPDQKTPAPPTAQEQSRPGPRSTPSPTPRVPKARRPPACPPPCPPQGTEDAQVRSRAQQEHSSVYRPATPEGRAQGGSPPPPRYGPTPTPSAPQAPAYRDPDPLPPPAVRRQPSPSPRPTTPNPHGPPRPRWQPPHKSTPTPVGQTHSHRGTVDPGPPTHTDHQTSPVPQMHGPQHHGPTREDTVTNPP; encoded by the exons ATGTCCCATTCCCACTCACCCCCGGCCAAGAAGGGAGCAACCCGTCCAGGCCAGGGACACGCCATGGCATCCCATGAGTGCCGCCGGGGCGGAGGACCAGATACCCCCACACCCGACCAGAAG ACCCCGGCCCCGCCCACAGCCCaggaacagtccagaccaggccCACGCTCCACCCCATCTCCTACCCCAAGGGTCCCCAAAGCAAGGCGCCCCCCCGCGTGCCCCCCACCATGCCCCCCCCAAGGGACGGAGGACGCACAAGTCCGCTCCAGAGCGCAGCAGGAGCACAGCAGCGTGTACCGCCCCGCCACCCCGGAGGGCAGAGCCCAGGGGGGatcaccccctcccccccgctATGGGCCAACCCCAACCCCCAGCGCCCCGCAGGCCCCAGCGTACAGAGACCCAGACCCCCTACCCCCACCCGCAGTGCGGCgccagcccagccccagcccacggcccaccacccccaacccccacgGGCCCCCCAGGCCAAGGTGGCAGCCCCCCCACAAATCCACCCCGACCCCCGTAGGGCAGACCCACAGCCACCGAGGGACGGTAGACCCAGGGCCACCAACCCACACAGACCACCAGACATCCCCAGTCCCCCAGATGCACGGCCCGCAACACCACGGACCGACCAGGGAAGACACAGTCACCAACCCGCCCTAG
- the si:ch211-180a12.2 gene encoding uncharacterized protein si:ch211-180a12.2: protein MWCKVLVYVVLLTLIKHVTPDEVVARVNASASLPCHVTFPPSARGVVHRSLISASWRSNGSVLATFTDTATHIKDGFSWDLSEFINGDFSLTLLTATPALQGAYHCAVSYNSTLLNSSHVTFAITAPPTLSVPQQWVVLETENHLKCHAHGFYPPPVLFSWTRDDQEIGPPLQAESEPTPDGFYTAVGNLTFFPSREDQNVTFSCVASHDGTDQQLDFQLNITYPPSVRLAAVPPQSNSVPLTVYCDLDSFYPEEVSVSWSQNGTTLPAPPTIEQNPDGTYKTRSYYTLNVEQRGRGGQVECAVSQPGAVQPVSGSAHLEKLDPQNEAPVLTKSAKASVAMMCISIVLVFLLCFGFSWRRRDEKQKSLTVSGIILPPRVIVGQKGRVSVSIEGRRVDRVQTAWFLNNTPISDTSFTASEKGPLLPSRGEMTYYKLHTQGPLHSSGSGIQQLISAVTFIPHISLHKAATFKCQVSYIGKDKIVMERVSEKFTILSAPEVSDIQLAETHNNADIISLTVRASHFHPDIITFRWFCEGGELSPVASQASSSPRPNPEGFFSAYSQCKLPRSELEKGGTKVWVSVHHIALKQPVTRETRGFLKRPHVSEILRSASSPEQTLTLGCEITDFYPPDISVTWLRLREGEQDDREEEVMDGGQLWGPLQTQPRIYRATSVLKTRAADQERTDRRGGIMCRVEHSSLHEPIQRHWRNVDIVAPSIPASISVCWSSEGVGVFSLLLKVKGHSKAKLLWAAGGAALSPLASSETEEIGDDGQRELRSVCALERSSSLSSHSNTQQPDRQKNRHAIKTKAAVTDPNAEGIQYIDEKVDGENNNIDRDEETKSEVDEDSDKDSEGDPGALHINRVNLSRGPREDERERLRVLVEIRHPALKLPVYRDWTEPNDEMSSTTWKL from the exons ATGTGGTGTAAAGTCCTCGTCTATGTCGTCCTACTGACTCTCATAAAACACG TGACTCCAGATGAAGTTGTAGCCAGAGTGAACGCGAGCGCGAGCCTGCCCTGCCATGTGACGTTCCCGCCCTCTGCACGAGGCGTCGTCCACCGCTCGCTCATCAGTGCCAGCTGGAGAAGTAACGGCTCTGTGCTCGCGACGTTCACAGACACGGCAACACACATAAAGGACGGCTTCAGCTGGGACCTCAGTGAGTTCATCAACGGGGACTTTTCACTGACCCTCCTCACTGCCACTCCTGCCCTGCAGGGGGCGTACCATTGTGCAGTCAGCTACAACTCTACACTGCTGAACTCCAGTCATGTTACATTTGCTATCACtg CTCCGCCCACTCTGTCTGTGCCTCAGCAGTGGGTGGTGTTAGAGACAGAGAACCATCTTAAGTGCCACGCACACGGTTTCTACCCACCGCCTGTTCTTTTCTCCTGGACCAGAGATGACCAAGAGATTGGGCCTCCCCTCCAGGCTGAAAGTGAACCCACTCCAGACGGGTTCTACACAGCTGTGGGAAACCTGACCTTCTTCCCTTCTCGCGAGGACCAGAATGTGACGTTCAGCTGTGTCGCGTCACACGACGGCACCGACCAACAGCTGGATTTCCAACTCAATATCACGT ATCCTCCGTCGGTCCGCCTCGCCGCGGTGCCGCCACAGTCCAACAGCGTCCCTCTCACTGTGTACTGTGACCTGGACAGTTTCTACCCAGAGGAAGTGTCCGTGTCCTGGAGTCAGAATGGCACGACTCTCCCCGCACCACCCACCATTGAGCAAAACCCGGACGGGACCTACAAAACCAGATCCTACTATACCCTGAACGTCGAGCAGAGGGGGCGAGGTGGACAGGTGGAGTGTGCAGTGAGCCAGCCTGGAGCGGTGCAGCCGGTCAGCGGCTCAGCACACCTGGAGAAACTAGATCCGCAGA ATGAGGCTCCAGTGTTGACTAAATCAGCCAAAGCGTCTGTGGCTATGATGTGCATCTCTATCGTGCTGGTCTTCCTGCTCTGCTTTGGCTTTTCTTGGAGGAGAAGGGACG AGAAGCAGAAGTCTCTGACGGTGTCAGGAATCATCCTCCCTCCTCGTGTGATTGTGGGTCAAAAGGGCAGAGTGTCCGTGAGCATCGAGGGGAGGAGGGTGGACCGAGTCCAGACTGCGTGGTTCCTCAACAACACCCCCATCTCTGACACCTCCTTCACAG CATCAGAGAAAGGGCCTCTGCTGCCCTCCAGAGGCGAGATGACTTACTACAAGCTGCACACACAGGGGCCCCTGCACTCGTCTGGGAGTGGGATTCAGCAGCTGATCTCCGCCGTCACCTTCATCCCCCACATCTCACTGCACAAGGCGGCCACATTCAAGTGTCAGGTGTCCTACATCGGCAAGGACAAGATCGTGATGGAGAGAGTGTCGGAGAAGTTCACCATTCTGT CTGCTCCTGAAGTGTCAGACATCCAGCTGGCAGAGACACACAATAATGCTG ATATAATCAGCCTGACAGTGCGGGCGTCACATTTCCACCCAGACATCATCACGTTCCGCTGGTTCTGCGAGGGCGGCGAGCTGAGCCCCGTGGCCTCCCAGGCCTCGTCCTCCCCCAGACCCAATCCTGAGGGCTTCTTCTCGGCCTACAGTCAGTGTAAGTTGCCACGAAGTGAACTGGAAAAGGGCGGCACTAAGGTGTGGGTCAGTGTCCACCACATCGCCCTGAAGCAGCCCGTCACCAGGGAAACCAGAG GATTCCTGAAGAGGCCGCACGTGTCCGAGATCCTGCGATCCGCTTCCTCCCCAGAGCAGACTTTGACTCTGGGCTGCGAGATCACAGACTTCTACCCTCCCGACATATCCGTCACCTGGCTGAggctgagagagggagagcaggacgacagagaggaggaggtgatggacGGAGGACAGCTGTGGGGCCCTTTACAGACCCAACCCAGAATCTACAGGGCCACGTCCGTGCTGAAGACCAGAGCGGCCGATCAGGAGAGGACGGACAGAAGAGGAGGGATTATGTGCAGAGTGGAGCACAGTTCTCTGCACGAGCCGATCCAGAGACACTGGAGAAATGTTGACATCG TTGCTCCCTCCATTCCCGCCTCCATCTCCGTGTGTTGGAGCAGTGAGGGCGTCGGTGTGTTCTCCCTCCTgctaaaggttaaaggtcattCCAAGGCCAAACTACTGTGGGCGGCCGGAGGAGCCGCTCTCTCACCGCTGGCGTCCAGTGAAACAGAGGAGATAGGAGACGACGGGCAGAGGGAgctgaggagtgtgtgtgcactggaGAGGTCCAGCAGTCTGTCCAGTCACAGCAACACACAGCAGCCGGACAGACAGAAGAACAGACACGCCatca AAACAAAAGCTGCTGTTACAGACCCAAACGCAGAGGGAATACAATACATCGACGAAAAGGTGGACGGAGAGAATAACAACATTGACAGAGATGAGGAGACAAAGTCAGAAGTGGACGAGGACAGTGACAAGGACAGTGAGGGAGACCCAGGCGCGTTGCACATCAACAGGGTGAACCTGAGCAGAGGTCCCCGAGAGGACGAGAGGGAGCGTTTAAGAGTCCTCGTGGAGATCAGACATCCTGCACTCAAACTTCCTGTGTATCGAGACTGGACGG AGCCCAACGATGAAATGTCATCTACTACATGGAAGCTATAA
- the si:ch211-136m16.8 gene encoding uncharacterized protein si:ch211-136m16.8: MDSDSPDSPVSRVERTFWTVWNYITGAVNRFFRPELSDQSSAVHSGHSESDPDGQEVSEHPPVSTASLLTSSQPGVVWERGTTEIDLGPEEESARLSGGTESKAPTEGEAKREEEIGPTGNDDAGQLVCKSTRDQKDKEVDNREGKVDTYRQRQTPDNDEDEEDEYLTERGMNEDLEVGRMASEGEESQRAMTPEDQQLVRKTGRDLRETEEMFHVAEQHLKAEEAEMTDQNPEHEHYMHIEEVQQTMARTDVENGDDVSRLLSENENGDHEMEKQFETQCLVCEELSEDEADSGLSSPNRELSMTIRKGSNVSEDGEHEDVMTDSSQEETLDDQQKVSDVNEDMLSGEMKCCLMSDLSPTEVQTAASDTEEEDTDAVSRLVSENKHSNDEEEKQTENQHLVCEELSEGHTYDKAGSVGHEDVMDDRSESDDVEEEEQKVSESMRKIQVKEEILSDEQVLEDREITMWQMTDLSPAEEHNMHIEEMQTTVAETEVKAEVSENELDHDEAAGNQTTNVQQEQEEDIKLAEVNNRDLVTKHVEGDEEVQQRAEKEDVAKDHEMQTTTRETNTVTEEKYVTDISVEGRLFVKDEEEEEDGIVSSESGVDTACGIPSGTMKSKGETGQEICKEFKNTPLGIYEGQELSSPTCEETQEGVPEYNNEPGPDENTTQWFLEEGDYKETRATLLPEEVESAQPESLQNSGSGGDFSHKEEQGSTAEEQRIVEPVEGPGDLSEEDEVRLVQNLKTTWTEHSEEAFGTDRIETELQGRTGELLGDSESDDGVSEIRNAAEDGQKSTGAVAAVDVLVSFTDTSLKLLESEREKMTETSFSQESGAAIGSEYESSKLEDSAGLGVLKRADTTERNLPSGTGMEEAGAEAAENESLSLDVAPTTLETKQQASHEGFEMITDMGEAEDFLSTRSKPKVWTEAEQSHAGRRCQDFIDEEILDLWMEAASYQDEQAHVNVETSQTEEENEKLLELISETSVNDTETCLSTTESGLLDQSVSEQERDLRETSSGAFQIYNDKMFTELLTQQPNYKSQEATERGQSHLTEKESISETGFHSETGFHSETGFHSDSGLQSSEAGYKSQEKMGQEGDVRSSVQTEEEKEKLEDFITGESGLVRVTGMFSSTAESGLLDQSVSERERDLRETSSGAFQIHNDMLFTELFMPQPNYESQEATETAQSATTRGPEDHDQRPEEIMFHMDSGLQSSEDGYKEGDIQSSVQTEEEKEKLEELISGESGLVSVMGMSSSTAESGLLDRPVRDTSAQSFPGSNDMLAAEISTQELNFDSQEATEKGQSVTTENETECRIRAPEAGLQESDHSQQRQGEEGEESAESETGSQKGMSADDTDEEKTKGEDAFLEATVSDSSDEIKHPQSRSESDASIQEETMLTGSQNDSGTEGEEEFMLSSLNTPQATTWSEDTYDTLPKLIRPETAEEPATHPDLPIEMNVTVLDFTAQKSRIAVKNPNVRPPQNPRSLLHMPSEDTTPTTHPPVKAPVGVSFGGVGMGIKLPGLGAGFPVLKKTRVVAEDKSSEESETKPEEKSDSPKHRPRWMPPTHQGFGNPLMSELKTKLRKTTEE, translated from the exons ATGGACTCTGACAGTCCTGACAGTCCTGTGTCCAGGGTGGAGAGGACATTCTGGACAGTCTGG AACTATATAACTGGAGCTGTGAACAGATTCTTCAGGCCTGAGCTCAGTGACCAGTCATCAGCAGTTCACAGTGGTCACTCAGAAAGTGACCCAGATGGACAGGAGGTCAGTGAGCATCCTCCCGTCTCCACGGCCTCCCTGCTCACTTCATCACAACCAGGTGTCGTGTGGGAACGTGGCACCACTGAAATCGATTTAGGGCCTGAGGAGGAGAGCGCTCGGCTGAGCGGAGGCACTGAGAGCAAAGCACCAACGGAAGGTGAGGccaagagagaggaggagattgGCCCAACAGGAAACGATGATGCAGGGCAGCTCGTTTGCAAAAGCACAAGAGatcaaaaagacaaagaagtggACAACAGAGAGGGCAAAGTGGACACTTACAGACAAAGGCAGACACCAGAcaatgatgaggatgaagaagatgaataTCTTACAGAACGTGGAATGAATGAAGACTTGGAAGTTGGAAGAATGGCCAGTGAAGGGGAGGAGTCACAGAGGGCAATGACACCGGAGGATCAGCAACTAGTGAGGAAAACTGGGAGAGATCTCCGGGAAACGGAGGAAATGTTCCATGTAGCTGAGCAACACTTGAAGGCAGAGGAGGCCGAGATGACGGATCAGAATCCAGAACATGAGCATTACATGCACATAGAAGAGGTGCAGCAGACGATGGCACGAACAGACGTAGAAAACGGTGATGACGTGTCACGGCTGCtatcagaaaatgaaaatggtgaCCATGAGATGGAAAAGCAATTTGAAACTCAGTGTTTAGTCTGTGAGGAGCTCTCAGAGGACGAGGCAGACTCAGGCCTTTCCTCTCCCAACAGAGAACTCAGTATGACCATCAGAAAAGGCAGCAATGTATCAGAAGACGGTGAACATGAAGACGTCATGACTGACAGCAGTCAGGAGGAGACACTAGATGATCAGCAAAAAGTGAGTGATGTGAACGAAGACATGCTTAGTGGTGAGATGAAATGCTGCTTGATGTCTGATCTGAGTCCAACAGAGGTGCAGACGGCTGCGTcggacacagaagaagaagacactgaTGCTGTGTCACGGCTGGtctcagaaaacaaacacagcaacgacgaagaggagaaacaaacagaaaaccagcATTTAGTCTGTGAGGAGCTCTCTGAGGGACACACATATGACAAGGCAGGCTCTGTTGGACATGAAGACGTGATGGATGACAGGAGTGAAAGTGATgacgttgaggaggaggagcaaaaaGTGAGTGAATCTATGAGAAAGATCCAAGTGAAGGAAGAAATCCTCAGTGATGAGCAAGTTTTGGAAGATAGAGAGATAACAATGTGGCAAATGACTGATCTGAGTCCAGCAGAGGAGCATAACATGCACATAGAAGAGATGCAGACGACTGTGGCAGAAACAGAAGTAAAAGCAGAAGTCTCAGAAAATGAGTTGGATCATGATGAGGCTGCAGGCAATCAGACAACAAACGTACAGCAAGAGCAGGAAGAGGACATCAAATTAGCTGAAGTAAACAACCGAGACTTGGTTACTAAACATGTTGAAGGCGATGAAGAAGTTCAGCAAAGGGCGGAAAAAGAGGATGTGGCTAAGGACCATGAAATGCAAACCACAACAAGAGAGACCAACACAGTGACTGAGGAAAAATATGTGACAGATATTTCAGTAGAAGGGAGACTTTTTgtcaaagatgaagaagaggaagaagatgggATAGTGTCCAGTGAAAGTGGTGTGGACACAGCATGTGGAATCCCCTCAGGTACAATGAAATCCAAGGGCGAGACTGGACAGGAAATATGCAAAGAGTTCAAAAACACTCCCTTGGGGATCTATGAAGGCCAGGAGCTAAGTTCTCCAACGTGTGAGGAAACACAAGAGGGAGTTCCTGAGTACAACAATGAGCCTGGGccagatgaaaatacaacacaatggTTCCTGGAAGAAGGAGATTACAAGGAAACTCGTGCCACCCTGTTACCAGAAGAGGTGGAGAGTGCACAGCCTGAGAGCCTTCAAAACAGTGGCTCTGGGGGAGACTTCTCACATAAGGAGGAACAAGGAAGCACTGCAGAGGAGCAGCGGATTGTTGAACCAGTGGAAGGACCAGGAGACCTTTCTGAGGAAGACGAAGTAAGACTGGTACAGAACTTAAAGACAACATGGACAGAACACTCAGAAGAGGCATTTGGGACTGACCGGATAGAAACAGAGCTGCAAGGTAGGACTGGAGAGCTGCTGGGTGACTCTGAATCTGACGACGGGGTAAGTGAGATCAGAAATGCTGCTGAAGATGGCCAGAAGTCAACAGGAGCTGTAGCAGCTGTTGATGTGCTGGTCAGCTTCACGGACACATCTTTAAAACTCCTTGAGTCTGAAAGAGAGAAGATGACAGAAACAAGCTTCTCACAAGAGTCAGGAGCTGCCATCGGCTCTGAGTACGAGAGCAGCAAGTTAGAAGACTCTGCAGGACTTGGAGTCTTGAAACGGGCTGATACGACCGAGCGGAACTTGCCTTCAGGGACAGGTATGGAGGAAGCAGGAGCTGAGGCTGCGGAGAATGAAAGTTTAAGTCTAGATGTTGCACCTACCACGctggagacaaaacaacaagcaTCACATGAAGGATTTGAGATGATAACAGACATGGGAGAAGCAGAGGATTTCCTTTCAACCAGGAGCAAACCAAAGGTTTGGACAGAAGCAGAGCAGAGTCATGCTGGAAGAAGATGTCAGGATTTTATTGATGAAGAAATCCTTGACTTGTGGATGGAGGCAGCATCGTATCAGGACGAACAAGCACATGTTAATGTAGAGACATcgcagacagaggaggagaacgaGAAGCTTTTGGAGTTGATTTCAGAAACATCTGTGAAtgacacagaaacatgtttatCTACTACTGAATCTGGATTATTGGACCAGTCTGTCAGTGAACAGGAAAGAGACCTCAGAGAAACAAGCAGTGGGGCCTTTCAAATCTATAATGACAAGATGTTTACTGAGTTATTGACACAACAACCTAACTATAAATCTCAGGAAGCAACAGAGAGAGGACAATCACATCTGACTGAGAAGGAATCCATTTCTGAGACAGGGTTTCACTCTGAGACAGGGTTTCACTCTGAGACAGGGTTTCACTCTGATTCAGGACTTCAATCATCAGAGGCTGGATATAAATCTCAAGAGAAAATGGGTCAGGAAGGAGATGTACGGTCATCAgtgcagacagaggaggagaaagagaagctTGAAGATTTTATTACAGGAGAATCTGGATTAGTGAGGGTCACAGGGATGTTCTCCTCTACAGCAGAGTCTGGATTATTGGACCAGTCTGTCAGTGAACGGGAAAGAGACCTCAGAGAAACAAGCAGTGGGGCATTTCAAATCCATAATGACATGTTGTTTACTGAGTTGTTTATGCCACAACCGAACTATGAATCTCAGGAAGCAACAGAGACAGCACAATCGGCCACGACCAGAGGACCAGAAGACCACGACCAGAGGCCAGAGGAGATAATGTTTCACATGGATTCAGGACTTCAATCCTCAGAAGATGGATATAAGGAAGGAGATATACAGTCATCAgtgcagacagaggaggagaaagagaagctTGAAGAGTTGATTTCAGGAGAATCTGGATTAGTGAGTGTCATGGGAATGTCCTCATCTACAGCAGAGTCTGGATTATTGGACCGTCCAGTCAGAGATACTAGCGCTCAGTCATTTCCAGGCTCGAATGACATGTTGGCTGCTGAAATATCTACACAGGAGCTTAACTTTGACTCTCAAGAAGCAACAGAGAAAGGACAATCAGTTACGACAGAGAATGAAACAGAGTGCAGAATTAGAGCACCAGAGGCTGGACTTCAGGAATCAGATCACTCTCAACAGAGACAAggtgaggaaggagaagaatCTGCTGAGTCTGAAACGGGATCACAGAAAGGGATGAGTGCTGACGACACTGATGAGGAAAAAACTAAAGGTGAAGATGCATTTCTTGAGGCGACCGTATCGGACTCCTCTGATGAAATCAAACATCCTCAGTCTAGAAGTGAATCAGACGCTTCAATCCAAGAAGAAACCATGTTGACAGGATCACAAAATGACAGCGGTACTGAAGGTGAAGAAGAGTTCATGCTTTCTTCACTGAACACACCACAGGCCACGACATGGTCAGAGGACACGTATGACACATTACCTAAACTCATCAGGCCTGAGACTGCAGAAGAGCCAGCAACACATCCTGATCTTCCGATTGAG atgaATGTGACTGTGCTGGACTTCACTGCACAAAAGTCAAGAATCGCTGTTAAAAACCCTAATGTCAGACCACCCCAAAACCCCCGCTCTCTGCTGCACATGCCCTCAGAGGATACCACACCCACCACACACCCGCCAGTCAAAGCTCCAGTGGGGGTGTCTTTTGGAGGTGTGGGCATGGGAATAAAACTACCAG GCCTTGGTGCAGGTTTTCctgttttaaaaaagacacGTGTGGTGGCAGAGGACAAAAGCTCAGAG GAATCTGAGACAAAGCCAGAGGAGAAGAGTGACTCACCCAAACACAGACCCAGATGGATGCCACCAACACATCAAGG ATTTGGAAATCCATTAATGTCTGAGCTGAAGACCAAACTGAGGAAAACCACAGAAGAGTGA